The Anopheles coluzzii chromosome 2, AcolN3, whole genome shotgun sequence genome window below encodes:
- the LOC120952712 gene encoding glycosylated lysosomal membrane protein B-like — protein MVSANKHTWISPLGFVVSVLLLNVALCDEPSKLQRKLTATLNPGCREFCENNTAITLVHIAATSDTDTIHYVWDFTGKPTILVALTSKQAEFHIDWPRLMESKPGSVRFTEAPQYTFMAIINRIFQYNDADDRAMLDEGTNAFVYDPHNFIWNRSLLWSNEEGVMMAINAGDDFLFKLNAYSTKDHGMDFPHLLHTSNSTQIDIVFNNITNRFANPRFAIELLFVVSEQAVVGSEFEVTKRKTLDDEHTPGIFEIVDVLSPGAFTFSAGGYIEYRPVSYTHPERDVATSTETRQSQPITVRSPSAVLQTTLAYALYGNKLDSYLVQGMNVSFGVSEDGFYRKTNYTTMTFQVGYGMPPVEELSAFVLIVAGIGIGVPLVVLIASSIYVCTKKLRNRDRFQQQRL, from the exons ATGGTATCGGCAAACAAGCATACATGGATTTCGCCCTTAGGCTTTGTTGTGTCAGTGCTGCTTCTAAACGTTGCCCTTTGTGATGAGCCCAGCAAATTACAGCGAAAA CTAACTGCTACGCTGAATCCTGGTTGCAGAGAATTCTGCGAAAATAACACAGCCATCACACTGGTGCATATTGCGGCCACGTCCGACACGGACACGATCCATTATGTGTGGGATTTTACCGGCAAGCCTACCATTCTGGTAGCACTAACTAGCAAGCAGGCCGAATTCCACATCGATTGGCCCAGGTTGATGGAGAGCAAACCGGGATCCGTACGATTTACCGAGGCACCGCAGTACACGTTCATGGCGATTATCAATCGG ATTTTTCAATACAATGATGCCGACGATCGAGCAATGCTGGATGAGGGGACGAATGCATTCGTTTACGACCCACACAACTTCATCTGGAACAGGAGCCTACTGTGGTCGAACGAGGAGGGCGTCATGATGGCGATAAATGCGGGCGATGATTTCCTGTTCAAG TTGAATGCCTACTCGACGAAAGATCATGGCATGGACTTTCCACATCTGTTACACACTTCCAACTCCACCCAAATTGACATCGTGTTTAACAACATAACGAACCGTTTCGCCAATCCACGGTTCGCGATAGAGCTACTGTTTGTCGTCTCAGAGCAAGCCGTTGTCGGATCGGAGTTTGAGGTCACGAAACGCAAAACGCTGGATGACGAGCACACGCCGGGCATCTTCGAAATTGTTGACGTACTATCACCGGGAGCTTTCACTTTTTCAGCCGGTGGCTACATCGAGTATCGCCCCGTTTCCTACACCCACCCGGAACGAGATGTGGCCACCTCGACCGAAACGCGGCAAAGTCAGCCGATCACTGTACGGTCCCCGTCGGCCGTGCTGCAAACCACTCTGGCGTACGCACTGTACGGTAACAAGCTGGACAGCTATCTAGTGCAGGGCATGAATGTTTCGTTCGGCGTCAGCGAGGATGGCTTCTATCGCAAGACCAACTACACCACCATGACCTTCCAGGTTGGGTACGGAATGCCACCGGTCGAGGAGTTGTCCGCATTCGTGCTGATTGTGGCCGGCATCGGGATCGGAGTACCGCTGGTTGTGCTGATCGCTAGCTCAATTTACGTTTGCACAAAGAAACTACGCAATCGGGACCGATTCCAGCAACAGCGGCTGTAA